In one window of Aphidius gifuensis isolate YNYX2018 linkage group LG4, ASM1490517v1, whole genome shotgun sequence DNA:
- the LOC122853833 gene encoding uncharacterized protein LOC122853833: MGKTVRQLIIEQAELINNVEVSLNRLDKTEGAKTNKHIIRGYLENMRNYFALAQNNHQALLLAKEDGTAEDQAYIETKKYFTSECFYRNLEPAFLRNQAEMTARIEAIEKLTDKPIIMPTSESRSYLQFPKVQITPFNGNIEEWSHFKDLFETLVLSKPGIPDVEKFTILNNSLVGTAATHISYLKVTEANFAEAWKALVSFYENKRLFIDAHISTLLSIKRVPSGTSDELQKLLSTCSQVLAALKALKRPTDTWDDLLIGIVKSKLDSGSIGKWEESVAGTCDPPTWDDLKTFLTTRIRYAKSIELSKSSYDSELDLPSTSRHQQGKDRLSKGTIAKSAAHSHHAAGTSNCHYCNEPGHFIAFCPSFEKKTFSQRQEYVRKKFLCQNCLGKHKSADCKSDKRCKMCDRAHHTLLHTPKSSQLNASSSTKGGSDNPSGTTSQGSTQGAGALSAHMTRQIESVHDTVLLATLDIFIISQFGERQGIRALLDQGSEISICTERIIQCMHISRSRSELPILGVGSTIQVSKGSARLSIQSSDKTVTMEVDVSILPKITSYTPVIGEHQDWPEIKKLKLADPGFNEAGTIELLLGANIYGKILKSGVIQGPVGVPTAQNTVFGWILSGVVTTRLQQSPKNTLSIRQSNSLHCRHDTELNKILQKFWQQENEFFSLNQCHESEDSSCQDHFDKTHTRDATGRYIVRLPFLDKFKPIGNTYTPALKMLERQENKMSQDKSYQTSYQEFLLTYEQMGHMQLRPFTEDVRYSCFLPHHGVVKESSTSTKLRVVFNASFKPSGGTSLNDLLHEGPKLLNNLVDVIMRWRQYQFVFAADVQMMFRQIKLHEDDWKYQQILWRKSKTDEVKTYLLTTVTYGTRPAPFLALATMKQLEKDEGSNFPEAANVISEGSYMDDVFSGAHSRVQCMTKIEQTMSLFKAGGFTLKKWLTNDIYTAEVIPKEDRQDVASSLSFEGDEIYRALGLSWNKDKDSFTYGWTQKNTLDKMTKRTAASLVAQLFDPLGWVTPITVSGKILMQNLWASKIGWDDELDPAQLKLWQDYQDQLGHLSKIEIPRWLGTSINNKSSFEIHGFADASNVALGAVVYIKVIDEQNNVRTNIVTAKSKAVPLSHNDKKKTKLTTPRLELSAAVCLVRLVEHVQAALKMERICQESSQGYSRRGERKFPTSSPGHFLIGRPLNTLPEPSLLDLKTGRLDKWQLVQQLTQSLWKRWSTEYLHQFYVRAKWSEATTPVKIGDIVLLTDERQPCTKWPLAKIIDTHPGDNGLPRVVTLKTATSTFKRPVVKLCVLPVEARGE; the protein is encoded by the exons ATGGGTAAGACAGTGAGACAGCTCATAATTGAGCAAGCTGAATTGATCAACAATGTCGAAGTTTCATTAAATCGACTTGACAAGACAGAAGGTGCCAAGACAAACAAGCACATTATCAGAGGATACTTAGAAAACATGAGAAATTATTTTGCATTGGCTCAAAATAACCATCAAGCATTGTTGTTGGCAAAAGAAGATGGTACTGCCGAAGACCAGGCGTACATCGAGACTAAAAAGTACTTCACTAGTGAGTGTTTTTATCGTAATCTTGAGCCTGCATTTTTACGTAATCAAGCCGAAATGACAGCTCGAATTGAAGCGATTGAGAAGCTCACTGACAAGCCAATTATCATGCCAACATCAGAAAGTAGAAGTTACCTGCAATTTCCAAAAGTACAAATCACACCATTCAATGGCAACATTGAAGAGTGGTCACATTTTAAAGACTTGTTCGAGACACTTGTACTGAGTAAACCTGGCATACCAGATGTCGAGAAATTTACCATCCTCAACAACAGTCTTGTTGGGACAGCAGCGACACACATCAGTTACCTCAAGGTAACAGAAGCCAATTTTGCTGAGGCTTGGAAGGCGCTCGTATccttttatgaaaataaacgaCTATTTATTGATGCACATATCTCAACCTTACTATCCATAAAAAGAGTACCATCTGGTACATCTgatgaattacaaaaattactgTCGACCTGCTCTCAAGTATTGGCTGCTTTAAAGGCTTTAAAGAGACCTACTGATACTTGGGATGACTTGTTAATTGGAATTGTCAAGTCTAAATTGGACAGTGGATCCATTGGTAAATGGGAAGAGTCTGTCGCTGGGACTTGTGATCCACCAACTTGGGATGACCTCAAGACATTCTTGACAACAAGAATACGATATGCCAAAAGTATCGAATTGTCAAAGTCATCATATGATAGTGAACTAGATTTACCATCAACGTCAAGACATCAACAAGGCAAAGATCGCCTATCAAAAGGCACCATTGCCAAAAGTGCTGCACATTCTCATCATGCTGCTGGTACGTCAAATTGTCATTATTGTAATGAGCCTGGCCACTTCATTGCATTTTGTCCATCATTTGAGAAAAAGACTTTCTCACAACGTCAAGAATATGTCAGAAAGAAATTTCTATGTCAAAATTGCCTTGGCAAACATAAATCAGCTGATTGTAAATCCGACAAAAGATGTAAAATGTGCGATAGAGCTCATCACACACTTTTACATACACCAAAGTCAAGTCAATTAAATGCATCGAGTAGTACTAAAGGCGGTTCAGACAATCCATCAGGTACCACAAGTCAAGGCAGTACTCAAGGTGCAGGTGCATTGTCAGCACATATGACACGTCAAATAGAAAGTGTACATGATACAGTGTTATTGGCTACACTAGACATTTTCATCATAAGTCAATTTGGTGAAAGACAAGGCATAAGAGCATTGCTAGACCAAGGCTCTGAAATATCAATATGCACTGAAAGAATCATCCAATGCATGCATATTTCAAGATCACGATCTGAATTGCCCATTCTTGGAGTTGGATCGACTATCCAAGTTTCCAAAGGGTCAGCTAGACTAAGCATTCAATCAAGTGACAAGACTGTCACGATGGAGGTTGATGTATCAATTTTACCTAAAATCACAAGTTACACACCTGTGATTGGTGAACATCAAGATTGGCCTGAGATTAAAAAGTTGAAACTGGCAGACCCAGGATTCAATGAAGCTGGTACAATTGAATTATTGCTTGGTGCAAATATTTatggtaaaatattaaagtcAGGTGTTATTCAAGGTCCAGTAGGTGTTCCAACAGCTCAAAACACTGTCTTTGGTTGGATCTTATCTGGTGTTGTTACGACAAGACTACAACAATCACCAAAAAATACATTGTCAATACGTCAGTCAAATAGTCTTCATTGTCGTCATGACactgaattaaataaaattctacaAAAATTTTGGCAAcaagaaaatgaattttttagtcTAAACCAATGCCATGAGTCTGAAGATTCATCATGTCAAGATCATTTTGACAAGACACACACTCGTGATGCCACTGGCAGATACATAGTTCGTTTACCATTCTTGGATAAGTTCAAACCAATTGGTAATACATATACTCCTGCATTAAAAATGTTGGAgagacaagaaaataaaatgagtcaAGACAAAAGTTATCAGACATCTTATCAAGAGTTCTTATTGACATATGAACAAATGGGACACATGCAACTACGACCATTCACTGAAGACGTGAGGTATAGTTGTTTTCTACCACATCATGGAGTAGTCAAAGAATCAAGCACGTCAACAAAACTTCGTGTTGTATTCAATGCCTCATTCAAGCCGTCTGGGGGTACATCATTAAATGATCTCTTACACGAGGGACCCAAATTGTTAAACAACTTGGTCGATGTGATAATGAGATGGAGACAATATCAGTTTGTATTTGCTGCAGATGTACAAATGATGTTTCGTCAGATAAAATTACACGAAGATGACTggaaatatcaacaaatattgtGGAGAAAGTCAAAGACTGACGAGGTCAAAACATATTTGTTGACAACAGTAACTTATGGTACAAGACCTGCGCCATTCTTGGCTCTTGCAACCATGAAACAATTGGAGAAAGACGAGGGTAGTAATTTCCCTGAGGCAGCCAATGTTATTAGTGAAGGTTCATACATGGATGATGTGTTCTCAGGAGCACATTCACGAGTACAATGTATGACAAAAATTGAGCAAACTATGTCATTGTTCAAGGCGGGAGGGTTTACGTTGAAGAAATGGTTGACAAATGACATATATACAGCTGAAGTCATACCAAAAGAAGATCGACAAGACGTCgcatcatcattgtcatttgAAGGTGATGAAATTTATCGTGCATTGGGATTGTCATGGAACAAAGATAAAGATTCATTTACCTATGGTTGGACTCAGAAAAATACATTAGACAAAATGACAAAACGAACAGCAGCATCATTAGTCGCACAGCTGTTTGATCCACTTGGATGGGTAACACCAATCACTGtcagtggaaaaattttaatgcaaAATTTATGGGCATCTAAAATTGGCTGGGATGACGAACTTGATCCTGCACAATTAAAGCTATGGCAAGACTATCAAGACCAATTAGGTCACCtgtcaaaaattgaaataccacGTTGGCTTGGTACatcaataaacaacaaaagtaGTTTTGAAATTCACGGTTTTGCTGACGCGTCAAACGTAGCACTGGGTGCAGTGGTTTACATCAAGGTCATTGATGAACAAAACAATGTAAGAACTAACATTGTCACAGCAAAATCAAAAGCAGTACCACTTAGCCATAATGACAAAAAGAAGACTAAATTAACCACACCGAGGTTAGAATTATCTGCAGCTGTTTGCCTAGTTCGTCTAGTCGAACATGTCCAAGCAGCACTCAAA ATGGAAAGAATTTGTCAAGAATCGAGTCAAGGTTATTCAAGACGTGGTGAAAGAAAATTTCCCACAAGCTCACCTggtcattttttaattggtaGACCATTAAATACTTTACCAGAACCAAGTTTACTTGACTTAAAAACTGGTCGACTTGATAAATGGCAGCTTGTACAACAATTGACACAGAGTTTATGGAAACGATGGTCAACAGAATATTTACATCAATTTTATGTACGAGCTAAATGGTCTGAAGCTACTACACCTGTCAAGATTGGAGATATTGTTTTGTTGACTGATGAACGTCAACCATGTACCAAGTGGCCATTGGCCAAGATCATTGACACTCATCCTGGAGATAATGGGTTACCAAGGGTGGTTACACTTAAAACTGCTACATCTACATTCAAACGCCCAGTTGTCAAACTGTGTGTTCTTCCAGTCGAGGCTCGAGGTGAATAA